The genomic segment GATGTCTAGACCCCAAGAAAATTCTCGACCCAAAAATCGCCAGTAACCTGGGACTATGTCTCAACTACTAGTTTTTGAATTCCCTTCCACAGGACCTTTTGGCGCGGAAGCCGAAGCCGCATATAAAGACCTCGCTACCGATATTTCCCAGCAGCCCGGTCTCATTTGGAAAGTCTGGATAGAAGATCCACAACGCCAAGTCGCCGGTGGCGTTTACCTATTCACCGATACCGCCAGCGCGGAAGCCTATACAACTATGCACAC from the Corynebacterium crudilactis genome contains:
- a CDS encoding monooxygenase, whose product is MSQLLVFEFPSTGPFGAEAEAAYKDLATDISQQPGLIWKVWIEDPQRQVAGGVYLFTDTASAEAYTTMHTARLNSFGITNITATSYEVNEGLSLIDHAQL